CCGAGTACATGGTCAAGGCCGTGAAGGACGCTGCCGTCGAGGCCGGGCGTGACCCCTCCGAGGTGAAGATCTGCGTGGCCGCGCCCGCGTACATCACCGAGGACGACTCGCCGGAGGCCCTCGCCCACGCGCGTGAGCAGTGCCGCTGGTTCGGTGGCATGGTCGGCAACCACGTGGCCGACCTGGTCTCCAAGTACGGCGAGCACTCCGCCGCCGTACCCGAGGAACTCACCGACTACATCAAGGCCCGCGAGGGCTACGACTACTCCCACCACGGGCGCAGCGACAACCCCGACACCAAGTTCGTGCCGGACGAGATCGTCGACCGGTTCTGCCTGATCGGCACGGCCGAGCAGCACATCGAGAAACTGAAGGCGCTGCGCGCGCTGGGCGTGGACCAGTTCGCGGTGTACGACATGCACGACGCGCAGGAGGCCGTGATCGACGCGTACGGGTCGAAGGTCATCCCGGCCGTCAACGGCTGACAACTCCGCTCCGGGCGGCCGGCCTCCGGCCGCCCACCGCACCACCGCCGGCGGTACTCCGGTCACCGCTCCTCCTCCCCATACGTCTCCTTCCCTCCGTCCGGGAAGGGGATCACCGCACCACCGCATCCGCACAACCCCCCACGGCGTCACCCGCACGGCCTCTCCCGTCACTCCTCACTTGATTGGCCTGCCCATGACCGAGACCGTCCCCAGCGAGGGCCCGCCCGTCGCTCAAGTCACGCTCCCCGACGGCCGGGTGGAGATCGCGCCCGACACGCCCGCGCCCAGCGGCCCCTACGCCAACGAGGACCTGCTGCCCGTCCCGGTCGAGAAGCGCACCTGGACCACGTACAACTTCTCGGCGCTGTGGGTCGGCATGGCCCACAACACCGCTTCCTGGACCCTTGCTTCCGGCCTGATAGCCGTCGGCATGGACTGGAAGCAGGCCGTGTTCACCATCGCGCTGGCCAACCTGATCGTGCTGGTCCCGATGCTGCTCACCGGGCACGCAGGACCCAAGTACGGCATACCCTTCCCCGTCTTCGCGCGCGCCTCCTTCGGTGTCCGCGGCGCCAACCTGCCCGCTGTCGTGAGGGCGTTGGTGGCCTGCGGCTGGTTCGGCATCCAGACCTGGATCGGCGGCGAGGCGATCTACTTCCTCGCCGGGAAGCTCTTCGGCGACAGCTGGGCCAACGCCTCGAAGGTCGGCGGCCACGCCTGGACCATGTGGTTGTCGTTCGCGATCTTCTGGGTGCTGCAGGTCGCGATCATCTACCGGGGCATGGAGACGATCCGTCGCTTCGAGAACTGGGCGGCGCCCTTCGTGCTCCTGGGCGCCGGTGTGATGCTGTGGTGGATGAGCAGCAAGGCCGGCGGCTTCGGCCCGCTGCTCGACCAGCCCTCCAAGCTCGGATGGGGCGGCGACTTCTGGAAGCTCTTCTGGCCCTCGCTCATGGGCATGATCGGCTTCTGGTCCACGCTGTCGCTGAACATTCCCGACTTCACCCGGTACGGCAAGAGCCAGAAGGCGCAGACCTGGGGTCAGGCGCTCGGTCTGCCGACCACGATGACGCTCTTCGCCTTCCTGTCCGTCATGGTCACCTCGGGCTCGCAGGCCGTGTACGGCGAGGCCATCTGGGACCCGGTCCAGCTGGCCGCCAAGACGGACAACGTCTTCGGCCTCCTCTACGCGCTGGTCACCGTGCTGGTCGCGACCCTGTCCGTGAACATCGCGGCCAACCTGGTCTCGCCGGCCTTCGACTTCTCCAACCTCGCCCCGCGGAAGATCAACTTCCGTACCGGCGCACTCGCCACCTGTGTCCTCGGCGTGCTGATCTTCCCCTGGAAGCTGTACTCCGACCCGCAGGGCTACATCTTCACCTGGCTCGGCCTCGTCGGCGGTCTGCTCGGCACCGTCGCCGGCATCCTCATCGCCGACTACTGGATCCTGCGCCGCACCAAGCTCGACCTCGCCGACCTGTACCGCACGGGCGGCCGGTACTGGTACGACGGCGGCTGGAACTGGCGGGCCGTCGTCGCCTTCCTCACCGGAGGCGTCCTGGCCGTCGGCGGCGCCGACTTCCATCCGCTCATCGACGGACGGCCCATCCCGGCGCTGAAGTCCCTGGCCGACTACGGCTGGGCGGTCGGACTCGGTACGTCGATGGTGCTGTACCTGGCGCTGATGCTGCTGCGGGGCAAGGAGAAGACCGCTGTCTGACGCGTGAGGGAGAACAGCCCTCGGAGAACGGCTGAGGGACAACAGCTGTCGGATCAGCGCGGCGGTGGGAGAACGGTCAGCCCTTCTGGCCGTTCTCCAGCGTCGCCACCACGTCCTTGGCGGCCTTGATGGCCCCCTTGTTGATCTCGTCCGTGCTGGGCGCCTTCTTCGTCTCGAAGTTGCTGCCGTTGTACGTGACGACCACCAGCGCGTTGGACGCGCGGGCGATCACCACTCCCTCACGGGTCTGCTGCTTGTCCGTGGTGGTGAGGTTCACGACCGAGTAGGCCGAGTCGCCGAGGCCGGGAACCGCCCCGCCGCCGCTCTTGTCCGATACGCGCCCCGTATAGGACTTCTGCGCCGCCTCGGCCGAATCCTTGATCTCGTACGAGACGTCCAGCCAGTGGTAGTCGAAGCCCTTGAGCGCGTTCCAGGAACAGGTGCGACGCACCGACTTGTCGGTCGACGGAATCTCCTGGCCGGCCGTCTTGGCGCCCGGGACAAGCGCCTTGATCGTCTTCTCCGTCACGCCGGTGCAGGGCGCGGGGGCCGCGGTGTACGTCTTCGCGACCGCCGTCGCCGCGGGGCCCGAGGGGGACTGCGTCGTCTGGGGCGACTTGTGGTCGGTGGCGGCCGGAGTCGTCGTCGACGTGCCGGACGACATGACCCAGCCCGTGCAGGCGAGGACCGCGACCGGCAGCAGGCGCGCGGTGAGGGCGAGTGGCAGAGGAAGAGAATGCACGGCGCACTTCTCGTGGGGGACGGTGCGGAGGGGGTCCACACTGCGGACGGAACGCCAGTGTCACATGACTCCCTGTGGGGCGGAAGTGCCAACTCACTCCGTGCCTGTGCGGTGACAGTGACTCACTGGGAATCGTCCGTCCGCCACTTCGCCGTCACCAGCCACACCGCCGCCCGGAGTCGAACACCGCGATCCGTCTCATAAGGGCGCAAGGTGTCCCGCAGGGCCTCGCGCGTGTCGGCGTCGACCGCCCGGCCGGGCGTGCGGGAGAGGATGAAGCCGACCGCGTCCGCGGCGTCGCGCCCCCAGGTCGTCTCCGTCACGACCGGAGTCACCGTCACGTCGTCCCACCCGCGAAGGACCTCGCGGATGTGCGCCGGGTCGGACAGGGAGGCCATGGCGGCCTGGACGGCGACCGTCGCGGCGTCCGGTTCGTCCAGGAGTTCTCCGAAAAGGCTCAGGGCGCGTGACTCCTCCACCTCGGGACCGGCGGGCCGCGGACAGACGAACGCGAGCCGCCCGCCCGGCCGCAGCGAGCGCGCCAGGTTCCGGAACGCCGCCGCGTGGTCCGCGAAGAACATCACCCCGCCCCGGCTGATCAAGACGTCGTATCCGGCGGGCGGGAAGGGATGGATCTGGGCGTCGGCGAGCTCGTACGCGACGTTGGTGACCCCCTCCGCGGCGGTCGCCGCCCGGGCCCGGTCGAGCAGGGGTGCCGAGATGTCCACCCCGACGGCGTGCCCGTGCGCCGCCAGCCGGCCCGCGATCCGGGTCGTCGCACCGGCCCCGCACCCGACGTCGAGGACGCGGTCGCCCGAAGCGATCGCCGCCGCGTCGAAGAGCGCGGTGTTCAGGCCCGACACGAGCGTGTCATAGCGCTCGTGGTGGCTCGCCCAGTGATGGCCGAGGCTGCCGTTCCAGACCCGCGCCTGAGCGGAGTTGGCGATCCGTGTCATGAGGTCTCCTCGGCCGTGCGGACGGGAAGCGCGCTCTCGATCCGGTCGACGGCGGCGAACGCGCCGTACGCCACCAGATGGACCAGACAGTGGTCGGTATGGATGGGTTTACGCCAGGCCGTCACGTCCTCGTCCGTGATCCGGTACGGGGCCAGCGCGGCCAGCAGCGCGAGCCGCGCCCCGGGCCGTGAACGGTCGGGCAGCGCGTCCCACGCGAGCGGCGGGTGCGAGCCGTCCCAGTCCCGGAGCGTCTCCTGTACGAGGATCCGGTCGGCCTCGTCGAGAAGACCCTCCCCCTCGGTGGCGGCGGCCCGCAGTGCGGCGTAGGCCGGGCCGACGGTGGTCCCGCGCGCCCAGTCCGGACCGGGCCCGGAGTCGTCGAGGAGTTCCAGGCCCGCACCCGGCACGGCTCGCCGGCGCACCGTCCGGGCGACGGACCGCCCGGCCAGACTCCGCACCGCCCGGAACCGTTGCGCGTTGCCCGGCAGCAGACTCTCGGTGAGCAGCGCCGACACCACGCGGTTGATGAAGTGGAAGGACAAGGCGGTGCCGATGTAGGCGGGGGCATGCGCGACGGGGAAGGGGTACGGCGCCAACTCGGGCGCCCCCGGGGTCCGGGTCGCCCCGCCCCATGCCAGCACACGCGCGTGCTCCTCGTCGGCGGGGGTGTCCCCGCGCGCCACCGCCTCCGCGAGCCGATGGTCCCCGGTCGCGTGCAGCAACATCGTGTGCGCGTCCACGCAGAACGGGCACCGGTTGGCGACGGACACCCCGAGCGCCGCGAGTTCCTTCCCCGTCCGGCTGCCCTCGCCCGCGATCAGCGACTCGCGCATCAACGCCCAGGCGGAGGCCATGAGACCGGGAGCGGGCGAGAGCACGACGAAGGTCACCGCGCGCTCGATGCCGAAGTCGTCGGCGAGCTGGGCGTAGACGCCCGCGACACGGCCGGTGGCGGACTTGGGCGGAGACGGGGTGGTGTAACGGAAGGGACTGGACATGGGACGCCTCCTGGTAGGGAATGAGCGCGGGGCCGGTGGATGCGCTCGCCGTCGCCACCCTCCTCCAGGGAGCCGTCCCCGGTCGTCGTCCACCCGAAGGCATCCCGAGCCACCTCCACCCGCCCAGCACGCGCCGTGATCTACTCCAGCCGGAGTACGCCAGGCCCCCTCCACAGGTCTGACGCCACTGTGCGAACGGCCGTCTATCGTGCGGAACATGGCGTTGGACCAGGGCACGCGCAGGCACCTGTCCGACGCGGCCCTCGCGGTCGTGGTCGGTGCCCTCGTCATGGCCGCGGCCGCGGCCGACGACGGCGCGACCCCCGCCGACTACGCGCTGATCACCGTGGGCTCCCTCGCCCTCGCGGCCTACCGCCGCGCCCCGCGCCGGGTACTCGCGGTCAGTACGGTCACCACGACGGCGTACGTCCTGCACGCCCACCCCGGCACCCTCGCCGCCCTCCCGGTACTGGGCGCCGTCCACACGGCGGCCCGAGCGGGGCACCGAGGAGTGGCGGCGCTCGCGAGTGCCCTGTTCCTGGCGGCATTCGTGACCACGGACCTCACGGCACGCGCAGGCGCCGAGCGCTCTCTCCTGCTCGCCGGCTGGTTCCTGTGCGCCCTGGTGACAGGCCTCGCCGACCGCAACTGGCAGGCGTATCTGCGCCAGACGGAACAGCGCGCGATGGAAGCCGAACGCACCCGTGAGGAGGCGGCCCTGCGCCGGGCGGGCGAGGAACGGCTGCGGATCGCCCGCGAGTTGCACGACTCGCTCACACACAGCATCTCGATCGTCAAGCTCCAGGCGGGCGTCGCCGTCCACCTCGCCCGCAAACGCGGTGAGGAGGTCCCGCCCGCGCTGCTCGCCATCCAGGAGGCGGGCGGCGAGGCGATGCGCGAACTACGGGCCACGCTGGAGGTGTTGCGCACCGACGAGCCGACCGGCACCCCCGCGCTGCTCGTGGAGCGGGCCCGCGCGGCCGGTCTCGCCGTGGAGCTGACGGTGTGCGGCGAGGAGCGTCCGCTCACGGCGACGGTCGACCGTGCCGCCTACCGCATCGTCCAGGAGGCCCTGACGAACGCCGCGCGCCACGCGGGCCCCGCGAAGGTGGCCGTCCAACTCGACTACAGCACCGACGACCTGACGATATCCGTCGTCGACGACGGCGGCGCCGACCCGTCCCGTCCGCCCACCCCCGGCATCGGCCTCACCGGCATGCGCGAACGCGTCACGGCCCTCGGCGGCACCCTGCACGCCGCACCGCGCACGGAGGGCGGCTTCTCGGTGCGCGCCGAACTGCCGCTGGGGCTACCGGAGGAGGTGCCGTGATCAGGGTCGCGCTCGTCGACGACCAGGCGCTGATGCGCGCCGGCTTCCGCGCCCTGCTCGACGCCGAGGACGGCATCGAGGTCGTGGGCGAGGCCGCCGATGGCAAACAGGGCCTCGCGCTGGTGCGCGCTTCCCTGCCGGACATCGCCCTCGTCGACGTGCAGATGCCGGTGATGTCGGGCATCGAGGCCACCCGCCGTATCGCCGCCGACCCGGAGCTGTCCGCTGTGCGCGTCGTCATGCTCACCAACTACGGCCTGGACGAGTACGTCTTCGAGGCGTTGCGGGCCGGGGCCAGCGGCTTCCTGCTCAAGGACACCGAGCCCGCCGACCTGCTCCAGGCCATCGAGGTCGTCGCGCGGGGGGAGGCACTGCTGTCCCCGTCCGTGACCCGCACCCTGATCGGCGAGTTCGTCGCCCGGCCCCCGGACCGGGCCACCGCGCCCGGCCTGGAGTGCCTCACCCGCCGCGAACGCGAGGTCACGGCACTGGCCGCGCGCGGTCTGACCAACGAGGAGATCGCCGCGCACATGGTCATCAGCCCGTTCACCGCCAAGACCCACATCAGCCGGGCGATGACGAAGCTGGGCGCCCGCGACCGGGCCCAACTGGTGGTGTTCGCCTACGAGTCGGGCTTGGTGACGGCGCGGGGGAGTGCGAACTGAGGGGTGCGTGGGGGCTCCCCGAGCGGGGCATCGCCTCATCTTGCCGGACACCACGGTCCCGCGGCGCACCATCGGGCAGTGCCGCAAGGGGTCAGAGATCAGGCGGCACATGAACAGTCCCGCGGACGACACGGAAATCGCCATCGCCATCGATCCCCGGTTGCTCGTCCTCGTCCCCGCCCCCGGCGACGTCTGACGGTCCGTCTCCTGGTACCGCCGTCGGCCCGACGTGGCTCAAGTTGAACTTCTGACTCACCAAGAGGTATGAGCTACAGTCCGCGAGCCGCGTACTCAGCGGCACAGCACGTCAACGGGAGAGTAATGAATCGGCACATCATGGCCCGCGTCGGCACAGCCGTCACCGCCACCGGGCTGGCACTGGCACTGGGCGCGGGAACCTCCTTCGCCGGCGGCAACTACGTCGGCTCGTTCAAGAAGAACGGCAGGTCCGTCGCGACCGTGGTGTTCGAGCCGCGGAACTCCTCCGGGGGACCTCAGTTCACCGACGTGATCGACTCGGCCAAGGACGGGCACTCGATCCGAGCGGTCACCTATGACGCGACCACGGGCAAGCGGCGGAACACCTGCGAGACCAGTTCCGTCAAGGACTGCGAGATCTCGCCCCGGATCGCCAAGGGCCACAAGGTCCGCGTCAAGGTGTACTGGGTCAAGGGCAGGACGGCGACCTACCTCGGCACGGTGATGACCGACAAGGGCAAGCTGCCGGTCGTCTGACCGAGAGTCTCCGCCCGGTGAGAACCGCGTCGAGGTGCCGTCCCGGACGGCACCTCGACGCGCGGACGGGTGTCAGGGCGTGAGAGCCACATCGAAGCCTCCAGCGGCTCCCAGCTGTTTCGCCGCCACACCGGTGGACGACGGTCGCCGGCCGATGGGCGCCGAAGTGAGAGCGCGCCCGATCGGTAGTCTGCTCCCTGATCAGGGCGACCGGAGCCGAGCCGGAACTCCCCGGATTCCTCCCCCAGCGCGTCCGGAGGACTGATCGGTACCGGCCGACGCGCGCAGACACCGAGGTGAGAGATGTCCTTCACTACTCGACCCACGCTTCAGGGAACCTTCGGCATGGTGTCCTCCACGCACTGGCTCGCCTCGCAGTCGGCGATGGCCGTCCTGGAGGACGGCGGCAACGCGTACGACGCCGCCGTCGCCGCGGGCTTCGTGCTGCACGTGGTCGAGCCGCACCTCAACGGACCCGCCGGCGAGGTCCCGATCATCCTCGCCCCGGCGGGCGGCGAGGTGCGTGTGCTGTGCGGACAGGGCGTCGCGCCCGCCGGGGCGACGATCGCCCACTACAGGGGACTCGGTTTGGATCTCGTACCCGGCACCGGGCCGCTCGCGGCCGCCGTGCCCGGCGCCTTCGACGCGTGGATGCTGCTCCTGCGCGACCACGGCACGAGGTCCCTCGCCGACGTCATGAAGTACGCCATCGGATACGCGGAGGACGGGCACCCGCCCGTGGAGCGGGTCGGCGAGACCGTGGAGTCGGTGCGCGCACTCTTCGAGACGGAGTGGACCTCGTCGGCAGAGGTCTACCTGCCCGGCGGGAAGGCGCCGCGTCCCGGCGAACTGTTCCGCAATCCCGCCCTCGCCGCGACCTGGCGCCGACTGCTCGCCGAGGTCTCAGGGGAGACCGGCCGCGCGGCGCAGATCGAGGCCGCGCGCCGCGTCTGGCGCTCGGGCTTCATCGCCGAGGCCCTGGTACGGCAGGCCCGGCGGCCCACCATGGACACCAGCGGAAACCGCCACACCGGCACCCTGACAGCCACCGACCTCGCCTCCTGGTCCGCGAGCTACGAGGCGCCCGCGACGTACGACTGGCGCGGCTGGACCCTGTGCAAGGCGGGCCCCTGGAGCCAGGGCCCGGTCCTCCTGCAGCAGCTCGCCCTGCTCCCGCCCCAGCTGCCGCGGTACGGCTCCGCGGAGTACGTCCACCTGCTCGTCGAGGGCTGCAAGCTCGCCATGGCCGACCGGGAGGCCTGGTACGGGGACGCGGCCGAGGTGCCCCTCGACGAGCTGTTGTCGCCGGAGTACAACGCCGAGCGGCGTGCCCTCATCGGCCACAAGGCCTCCGGCGAGCTGCGCCCCGGCAGTCCCGGCGCGCGCACCCCGATGATCAGTGGTCACGCGCGCGAGGTCGCCGCCGGGGAGCCGGGCTTCGACGCGCTGGCGGTACCGGGCGCGGGTGAACCCACCGTGGCCAGGGCCGCGGGGGAACCCGAGGTGGCCCAGGACGGCGGCACCCGGGGCGACACCTGCCACCTCGACGTCGTCGACCGCTGGGGCAACATGGTCGCCGCCACCCCCAGCGGCGGCTGGCTTCAGTCCAACCCGGTCGTCCCCGAGCTGGGCTTCCCGCTCGGCACCCGGCTCCAGATGGCCTGGCTGGACGAGGGGCTGCCCAACTCCCTCACGCCCGGCCGCCGCCCCCGTACGACGCTGACACCCTCGCTGGCGCTGCGCGACGGAGTCCCGGTCATGGCGTTCGGAACCCCGGGCGGCGACCAGCAGGACCAGTGGCAGACCCACTTCTTCCTGGCCGTGGCGCTGCGCGCCGAGGTGCGCGGCGGACTCGACCTCCAGGGCGCGATCGACGCCCCGAACTGGCACAACGACAGTTTCCCGAGCTCGTTCTACCCGCGCGGCATGCGCCCCGGCAGCCTCACCGTCGAGTCCCGCACGGACGGGGCGGTCGTCGAGGAGCTGCGCCGTCGCGGCCATGACGTCCAGGTCGCGGAGGCCTGGTCCGAGGGCCGGCTGTGCGCGGTGGCCCGGGATCCGGAGACGGGTGTGCTGTCGGCGGCGGCGAACCCGCGGGGGATGCAGGGGTACGCGGTGGGCCGCTGATCAGCAACTCCGGGAATTCACGGCGATTCCACCCGGAGTGCACCGGAGGGGTGGGGATTGTCAGTGGCGCGTGTTGTCATGGAGCCATGATCGAAGACATCGAAACCATCGACGAGTTTCTCGCGCACCGCACGTCCGACGTCGAAGAAGCGATCCGGCAGGCGGCTGCCGACGAGATCATGCCGCGCTTCAGGCAGCTGACCGCGGACGAGATCGACGAGAAGAGCGGCCCGCACGACCTCGTCACGGACGCCGACCGCAAGGCCGAGGAGTGCCTCACCGAGGCGCTCGCCAAGCTGCTGCCCGGCTCGGTCGTGGTCGGCGAGGAGGCGGTCCACGCCAATCCGGCGACGTACCAGGCGATCCAGGGGCAGGCCCCGGTCTGGATCGTCGACCCGGTCGACGGCACTCGCCAGTTCGTCCACGGCGACACCGGTTTCTGCACGCTCGTCGCGCTCGCCGTGGGCGGGGCCGTCCAGGCGTCCTGGACCTATGCCCCGGCCCGCGACCAGCTCGCCGTCGCCGTGCGCGGCCGGGGTGCCCGCCTCGACGGCGAGCTGCTGCGCCCGGGTGCGCCCACGCCCGGCCGAGACCTCGAGATAGCCACCTCCCACCCCGACTACACCACCGACGCGCAGAAGCGCGCTCTCCTCGGCCTGCGCACCGAGGGCGTGCGGCCGCGTCCCTGCGGTTCGGCGGGGCTGGAGTATCTGGCCGTCGCCCGCGGTGAGCTGGACGCGACGGCCTTCTCCTGGGAGGCGGCCTGGGACCACGCGGCGGGCCTGCTCCTCGTCGAGGAGGCGGGCGGCGTCCACCTGACCCTCACGGGCGAACCCTTCCGCATCACGGGAGGCAACACCCTCCCCTTCACGGCGGCCCGCGACGAGACCACGGCCCGTCGGGTACGGGGCTTGCTGACCGCCGGCCTCTGACCCCACCGACGCGCCGAGGGCATGGCGGCGTCGACAGCCGGCCGCGGCCCCTGGGGCTGAGAGCGGTGGCGAAGGCCGAGGGGTTGCGCTGCGCCGGTCCGGCACCGCACACGCGTCCCGGACGGCGACCGGGAGCGGCTCCGACGCCCGAGGCGCCTGCGGTGACGATCGCGGCCGTGTCCTTGATCTGCGTTTCCGGTCCTTACGACTCGCCGGCCAGGTTGACACCGTGGGCGTCGATCAGGCCGATGACGCGGTGCGGGCCGTCGGCGATGTCGTAGATCTTGCGGATGGCTTTTCGCCCCCCCGGCGGGTCGTGGAGCCCGGCGACCCGAGGTC
This portion of the Streptomyces mirabilis genome encodes:
- a CDS encoding inositol monophosphatase family protein, with amino-acid sequence MIEDIETIDEFLAHRTSDVEEAIRQAAADEIMPRFRQLTADEIDEKSGPHDLVTDADRKAEECLTEALAKLLPGSVVVGEEAVHANPATYQAIQGQAPVWIVDPVDGTRQFVHGDTGFCTLVALAVGGAVQASWTYAPARDQLAVAVRGRGARLDGELLRPGAPTPGRDLEIATSHPDYTTDAQKRALLGLRTEGVRPRPCGSAGLEYLAVARGELDATAFSWEAAWDHAAGLLLVEEAGGVHLTLTGEPFRITGGNTLPFTAARDETTARRVRGLLTAGL
- a CDS encoding response regulator, with product MIRVALVDDQALMRAGFRALLDAEDGIEVVGEAADGKQGLALVRASLPDIALVDVQMPVMSGIEATRRIAADPELSAVRVVMLTNYGLDEYVFEALRAGASGFLLKDTEPADLLQAIEVVARGEALLSPSVTRTLIGEFVARPPDRATAPGLECLTRREREVTALAARGLTNEEIAAHMVISPFTAKTHISRAMTKLGARDRAQLVVFAYESGLVTARGSAN
- a CDS encoding carboxymuconolactone decarboxylase family protein, with the protein product MSSPFRYTTPSPPKSATGRVAGVYAQLADDFGIERAVTFVVLSPAPGLMASAWALMRESLIAGEGSRTGKELAALGVSVANRCPFCVDAHTMLLHATGDHRLAEAVARGDTPADEEHARVLAWGGATRTPGAPELAPYPFPVAHAPAYIGTALSFHFINRVVSALLTESLLPGNAQRFRAVRSLAGRSVARTVRRRAVPGAGLELLDDSGPGPDWARGTTVGPAYAALRAAATEGEGLLDEADRILVQETLRDWDGSHPPLAWDALPDRSRPGARLALLAALAPYRITDEDVTAWRKPIHTDHCLVHLVAYGAFAAVDRIESALPVRTAEETS
- a CDS encoding sensor histidine kinase, encoding MALDQGTRRHLSDAALAVVVGALVMAAAAADDGATPADYALITVGSLALAAYRRAPRRVLAVSTVTTTAYVLHAHPGTLAALPVLGAVHTAARAGHRGVAALASALFLAAFVTTDLTARAGAERSLLLAGWFLCALVTGLADRNWQAYLRQTEQRAMEAERTREEAALRRAGEERLRIARELHDSLTHSISIVKLQAGVAVHLARKRGEEVPPALLAIQEAGGEAMRELRATLEVLRTDEPTGTPALLVERARAAGLAVELTVCGEERPLTATVDRAAYRIVQEALTNAARHAGPAKVAVQLDYSTDDLTISVVDDGGADPSRPPTPGIGLTGMRERVTALGGTLHAAPRTEGGFSVRAELPLGLPEEVP
- a CDS encoding gamma-glutamyltransferase family protein, translated to MSFTTRPTLQGTFGMVSSTHWLASQSAMAVLEDGGNAYDAAVAAGFVLHVVEPHLNGPAGEVPIILAPAGGEVRVLCGQGVAPAGATIAHYRGLGLDLVPGTGPLAAAVPGAFDAWMLLLRDHGTRSLADVMKYAIGYAEDGHPPVERVGETVESVRALFETEWTSSAEVYLPGGKAPRPGELFRNPALAATWRRLLAEVSGETGRAAQIEAARRVWRSGFIAEALVRQARRPTMDTSGNRHTGTLTATDLASWSASYEAPATYDWRGWTLCKAGPWSQGPVLLQQLALLPPQLPRYGSAEYVHLLVEGCKLAMADREAWYGDAAEVPLDELLSPEYNAERRALIGHKASGELRPGSPGARTPMISGHAREVAAGEPGFDALAVPGAGEPTVARAAGEPEVAQDGGTRGDTCHLDVVDRWGNMVAATPSGGWLQSNPVVPELGFPLGTRLQMAWLDEGLPNSLTPGRRPRTTLTPSLALRDGVPVMAFGTPGGDQQDQWQTHFFLAVALRAEVRGGLDLQGAIDAPNWHNDSFPSSFYPRGMRPGSLTVESRTDGAVVEELRRRGHDVQVAEAWSEGRLCAVARDPETGVLSAAANPRGMQGYAVGR
- a CDS encoding NCS1 family nucleobase:cation symporter-1; translation: MTETVPSEGPPVAQVTLPDGRVEIAPDTPAPSGPYANEDLLPVPVEKRTWTTYNFSALWVGMAHNTASWTLASGLIAVGMDWKQAVFTIALANLIVLVPMLLTGHAGPKYGIPFPVFARASFGVRGANLPAVVRALVACGWFGIQTWIGGEAIYFLAGKLFGDSWANASKVGGHAWTMWLSFAIFWVLQVAIIYRGMETIRRFENWAAPFVLLGAGVMLWWMSSKAGGFGPLLDQPSKLGWGGDFWKLFWPSLMGMIGFWSTLSLNIPDFTRYGKSQKAQTWGQALGLPTTMTLFAFLSVMVTSGSQAVYGEAIWDPVQLAAKTDNVFGLLYALVTVLVATLSVNIAANLVSPAFDFSNLAPRKINFRTGALATCVLGVLIFPWKLYSDPQGYIFTWLGLVGGLLGTVAGILIADYWILRRTKLDLADLYRTGGRYWYDGGWNWRAVVAFLTGGVLAVGGADFHPLIDGRPIPALKSLADYGWAVGLGTSMVLYLALMLLRGKEKTAV
- a CDS encoding class I SAM-dependent methyltransferase, which gives rise to MTRIANSAQARVWNGSLGHHWASHHERYDTLVSGLNTALFDAAAIASGDRVLDVGCGAGATTRIAGRLAAHGHAVGVDISAPLLDRARAATAAEGVTNVAYELADAQIHPFPPAGYDVLISRGGVMFFADHAAAFRNLARSLRPGGRLAFVCPRPAGPEVEESRALSLFGELLDEPDAATVAVQAAMASLSDPAHIREVLRGWDDVTVTPVVTETTWGRDAADAVGFILSRTPGRAVDADTREALRDTLRPYETDRGVRLRAAVWLVTAKWRTDDSQ